GGATCGAGGGAAGAAATATCATGAGGGGAGCGAAGGGATGAGGTCTGCGGTTTGTGACACGGTGAAATAAAAGAAAAACCCTTATAATGGTCAAAAAAACACAATATGCCCTTTTCATCGGTTCGGCAATATCAGGATTTGAGACGGCAAATATGCCGACAGTCCCATCTGTCAAAAAAGGCATATTGTCAAGTATCGAGGAATCCTTCTTACATGTACCTCCAAAAAACATAAAATCGATGGTCGACGATCTAAAGACAACAGAGTCTCAGCTTTATACCATGTATCAAAGCATGGCTTTTGAGGCTTTGGTAGAAGTCGTATATGAAACAAATCCAGAACTCTCAGTGAAACTCCTGCAACTCTATTCCCAAGATGTGAATGTGGGAAGGTCAACAAAAACACCACGGTTCAATACACTCCATCAAGCAATAGCAAAAATTGTGAGAAACGGGACCGTACCGGTGATTTATAAAACCAATTTTGATGAATGCATTGAATGCGCCATAGAAAGCGATTTGAAATGTGTGAGAAAGATAACAAAAATCATCGGGAATCATTCAGCGGTAAAAATTACATTCCCTGATATTGAAGATTTTAGAATGATCAAGCTTCATGGAACCGCATCGCGGCTCAATGATCAAGAAAGTATCGGAGAACTGGCCGCTCAATACAAAGACATTGCGAAAAGCCTCCCTGAAACAGTTCAAAGAGAACTGCATAACGATCTGAATATGTACCCGTTCAGATTCATTGGATACGGTGGCGTCGATTTTGATATAAACTTGGCCCTTAAAAACATCAACAGAAACAGCATTACGGATGATACACACATCTGGTTTGATAGGGTAGAAGAAAATGGCTACATCCGTGATCCGTCATTAGCTACAGAACGATTGAAGGAAAAGACAAAAAATCTAATAAAGGCGAAAACTGAATATATAAATTTGAGAGATGGACAAAACGCTGTTTTAAACTGGGCTGATATTAAAAACAGCGGAGAACTTGCATTCTCAGAAGATAACGTACCGTCGCTTCCTTTCACAAAAAGAGATTCGTGGGAATTGTTGGGAAGAATTCTTGAATACCTTCAGGCACCTCAAAGCAGAGAAGTCTTATTAACTGCTTCAAGATTATATGATGCTGAAAAGAAGATACCGTTGGAACTGCTCTCCCTCAACGGCTTTATGCATAACGGAGAATATAAAAAATTTGTTTCTCATGCTTTCAGGTGTCTTTTGAATAATTCATTGGACGAAAAACAAAAGATTGAACTGCTCACACAATCGTCTCTCTCAAGCACCC
This portion of the Candidatus Zymogenaceae bacterium genome encodes:
- a CDS encoding SIR2 family protein; this encodes MVKKTQYALFIGSAISGFETANMPTVPSVKKGILSSIEESFLHVPPKNIKSMVDDLKTTESQLYTMYQSMAFEALVEVVYETNPELSVKLLQLYSQDVNVGRSTKTPRFNTLHQAIAKIVRNGTVPVIYKTNFDECIECAIESDLKCVRKITKIIGNHSAVKITFPDIEDFRMIKLHGTASRLNDQESIGELAAQYKDIAKSLPETVQRELHNDLNMYPFRFIGYGGVDFDINLALKNINRNSITDDTHIWFDRVEENGYIRDPSLATERLKEKTKNLIKAKTEYINLRDGQNAVLNWADIKNSGELAFSEDNVPSLPFTKRDSWELLGRILEYLQAPQSREVLLTASRLYDAEKKIPLELLSLNGFMHNGEYKKFVSHAFRCLLNNSLDEKQKIELLTQSSLSSTLGFLLGYFLISHFFLGLMLLRHRLSKKPYEIYHLIAKRILYHNIQRIILVLPSPIKPCLKFFSRVQYTLEKQIREKGYLRESSYTRREALKMKSHHILQKKKLSRRQDDLEEEYGSILENMSDLEIELSVMGAETGTINVLRDMAEFAGGMNDFGTAEYYAKRTKELAESIPGHEVDVEKAITILKSLHERHTTGHRN